The Helianthus annuus cultivar XRQ/B chromosome 16, HanXRQr2.0-SUNRISE, whole genome shotgun sequence genome includes a window with the following:
- the LOC110919447 gene encoding uncharacterized protein LOC110919447, translating to MIKYILEACGLEQIKKNQTIIYEDNAACIAQIKEGYIKGDRTKHISPKVFSTYDLQKEGEIDIHQIKSSENLADLFTKSLPRSNFEYLSQRIELRRLKDVS from the coding sequence atgatCAAGTATATACTAGAAGCATGCGGTTTGGAACAAATCAAGAAGAACCAGACGATTATCTATGAAGACAACGCTGCCTGCATAGCTCAAATAAAAGAAGGCTACATCAAAGGCGACAGAACAAAGCACATCTCACCAAAGGTTTTCTCAACGTATGACCTACAAAAAGAAGGAGAAATTGATATTCATCAGATCAAGTCAAGTGAAAACCTAGCTGACCTTTTCACAAAATCACTACCTAGAAGCAATTTTGAGTATTTATCGCAAAGGATCGAGCTTCGAAGATTGAAAGACGTTAGTTAA
- the LOC110916481 gene encoding calcium-binding protein CML42, with the protein MESNADKKSLLKSSSSVSKSFRLRSPSLNTLRLRRIFDLFDTDHDSFITVDELSRALVLLGLETNVSELDSVIKSYIQPGNTGLTFDDFHALHKSLGELFFEDAVGEEDESGNMDSSKQEESDLTEAFKVFDEDGDGYISAQELQVVLKKLGFAEASEMGRVEMMISSVDRNSDGLVDFSEFKDMMKSVIALK; encoded by the coding sequence ATGGAAAGCAACGCCGATAAGAAGAGCCTCCTGAAATCATCCTCCTCCGTCTCCAAATCATTCCGCCTCCGTTCCCCGTCTCTGAACACGCTACGCCTACGTCGAATATTCGACCTCTTCGATACCGATCATGATTCCTTCATCACCGTGGATGAGCTTAGCCGCGCATTGGTCCTCCTAGGCCTTGAAACCAACGTGAGCGAGCTGGATTCCGTGATTAAATCCTACATCCAACCGGGCAACACGGGCCTCACGTTTGATGACTTCCATGCGTTGCACAAATCATTAGGCGAGCTGTTTTTCGAGGACGCGGTTGGAGAGGAGGACGAGTCCGGAAACATGGACAGCAGCAAGCAGGAGGAGTCCGATTTGACGGAGGCGTTCAAGGTGTTTGATGAAGACGGAGATGGGTACATATCCGCACAGGAGTTGCAGGTGGTTCTTAAGAAATTAGGCTTTGCCGAGGCTAGTGAGATGGGAAGGGTAGAGATGATGATCTCTTCGGTTGATCGGAACTCTGATGGATTGGTCGACTTTTCTGAATTTAAAGACATGATGAAAAGTGTCATCGCCCTTAAATAA